The DNA sequence GTTGCAAAAGATTCGCGGCACTAATGACGTTGACGAAGAACTTCGTGATCTTATGGAAGCGAGTGAGGCATCAAAGAAAGTGCAACACCCATGGAGGAACATCCTTAAACCGAAATACAGGCCACAACTAGTGATATGTTGCCTCATACCCTTCTTCCAACAGATGACAGGCATAAACGTGATCATGTTTTATGCACCTGTTCTTTTTCAGACTTTAGGTTTTGGAGATAACTCTTCCCTTATATCATCAGTCATAACCGGTATAGTTAATGTGTTAGCAACTTTAGTTTCGATCTTCACGGTCGATAGGTTCGGTAGAAGGATTTTGTTCCTTGAAGGTGGTGTTCAGATGCTCTTGTGTCAGGTAAAGTGCTACACATGCCAAATtgtttaccaaatttatttataatacttGTAATTGTTGCCTCTAGCATTATTGATAAGTTgaatttggtttcttttttttttttttttttttaataatatagatTGCTGTTGGAGTTATGATCGGAGCAGAATTCGGTACGGACGGACAAGGATCATTCCCAGATTCCCAAGCAGATTTGCTATTGTTCTTCATTTGTGCATATGTAGCAGCATATGCTTGGTCATGGGGACCATTGGGATGGTTAGTTCCTAGTGAGGTTTGTCCATTGGAAATCAGAGCGGCCGGACAAGCAATCAATGTTTCAGTTAACATGTTGTTCACCTTCTTCATTGCGGAACTCTTCCTAAAACTTCTTTGCCACATGAAATTTggcctcttctttttcttcgcCGTCTTCGTTGTGATTATGACTATTTTCGTCTCGTACTTCGTGCCTGAAACAAAAGGAGTTCCGATTGAAGAGATGAATAGAGTATGGAAGGCACATTGGTTTTGGAGTAAGTATGTCTCAGATGAAACTACCATGGACAATGAACAGGAAATGGATAAAGTTGCTTGTGAGTTGGTAGCTTAACTTTATATGCTCTGATTGTGTATATCATTACAGGTTAAGATATCGTGGTAATTCTCCAAAAAACTCAATGTTAATGAAGTCTCACAAGAGATTTCTTATTGTTGTGAGAATTGCAAATTATGTGCAATCATTTGTTGTACTTTTCCTTCTTTCACTCAACTGAAGgcaaaaataatggaaaaatataCAAATCAGAATTTGGTGATTcactttttaatcttttttttaatgtttaatggG is a window from the Ziziphus jujuba cultivar Dongzao chromosome 11, ASM3175591v1 genome containing:
- the LOC107406314 gene encoding LOW QUALITY PROTEIN: sugar transport protein 10 (The sequence of the model RefSeq protein was modified relative to this genomic sequence to represent the inferred CDS: substituted 1 base at 1 genomic stop codon), which produces MAGGAFVAKGRVQNYNGGVTTFVVFTCIVAAMGGLIFGYDLGISGGVTSMQPFLEKFFPSVERKKERSESGAENAYCKFDNAVLTLFTSSLYLAALVASFFASSVMKIFGRKPSMFFGGLVFLIGSILNAIAQNVALLILGRILLGVGVGFANQSVPVYLSEMAPAKLRGALNMGFQMAITIGILVANLINYGTNKISGGXGWRLSLGLAGVPAILMTVGSFFLPETPNSIIERGNIEKAKRMLQKIRGTNDVDEELRDLMEASEASKKVQHPWRNILKPKYRPQLVICCLIPFFQQMTGINVIMFYAPVLFQTLGFGDNSSLISSVITGIVNVLATLVSIFTVDRFGRRILFLEGGVQMLLCQIAVGVMIGAEFGTDGQGSFPDSQADLLLFFICAYVAAYAWSWGPLGWLVPSEVCPLEIRAAGQAINVSVNMLFTFFIAELFLKLLCHMKFGLFFFFAVFVVIMTIFVSYFVPETKGVPIEEMNRVWKAHWFWSKYVSDETTMDNEQEMDKVACELVA